Proteins found in one Salvelinus alpinus chromosome 11, SLU_Salpinus.1, whole genome shotgun sequence genomic segment:
- the LOC139534013 gene encoding testis-specific gene 13 protein-like has protein sequence MECQKLLEVQGQGKSSRHKNRVALMFKASEANLDRTALLIANNPLPDLHNLKEGDSPTKYLVGNPPAPDKRLEAIRGRQSGLPPLKHPLKLPSGMRRDGSKRSSRAPSWVQTSLCVQFSEDRSTFSDRDNWQEGTALDLTQSTEVKDQCSELCEPLTLSALLETAVTVTAPGQGAFRYGQTAYWNVTNSCELPP, from the exons ATGGAGTGTCAGAAGCTGCTGGAGGTTCAGGGGCAAGGGAAGTCTAGCCGCCATAAGAATCGAGTGGCGCTCATGTTCAAGGCCTCGGAGGCCAACCTGGACAGGACAGCCTTACTCATAGCCAACAACCCCCTGCCTGACCTCCATAACCTGAAGGAGGGTGACAGCCCCACCAAATACCTGGTAGGCAACCCCCCCGCCCCCGACAAG AGGCTTGAAGCCATCCGGGGTCGTCAGAGTGGTTTGCCTCCTCTGAAACATCCTCTTAAATTGCCATCTGGGATGAGAAGAGATGGCAGCAAGCGGAGCAGCAG AGCTCCATCATGGGTGCAAACGAGTCTCTGTGTGCAGTTCTCTGAGGATAGGTCAACGTTTTCAGACAGGGACAACTGGCAAGAAG gtaCTGCCCTAGATCTGACCCAGAGCACTGAGGTCAAAGATCAGTGCAGTGAACTATGTGAGCCCCTCACTCTCTCGGCCCTGCTGGAGACTGCAGTCACAGTAACAGCACCAGGACAGGGGGCGTTCCGCTACGGACAGACCGCCTACTGGAACGTGACCAACAGCTGTGAACTGCCGCCATGA